The region AAGAGATAGACGAGATATGAATGTAAAGTATCATAGAGCTGAGACAAGATTTGGGTGTTTAGCGAGAATGAAAGTTACTTCTCGTCAAACTGATAATTATCGTGTAATTGAGTTTGTTGCAGAACATACTCATGTAACATCGAGTCCTAATAAGAGTCATTTGCATAGATCACATAGAAGAGTGACTGCTGCTCAGGCAGCTGAAATCGATATGGCTGACCGTTCAGGGATCGCTCCAAAAGAAAGTTGTGAATTAATGGCAAGGAGAGCCGGTGGACGAGAAAATCTTGGTATGATTCCACTTGATTATAAGAATTATTTACGGACTAAACGGATGATCCAAATGAGCCTAGGAGAAACAGGTGGTGTTTTAGAATATCTTCAGCGCATGCAATCAAAGGATCCAAAAAAAATTTATGCTATACAAGTTGATGTAGATGATTTAATAACCAATATTTTTTGGGCGGATGCTGCTATGATAACATCGTACTTTCATTTCGGTGATGTTATTAGTTTTGATACTACATATCGGAAAAACCAAGAAGGAAGACCTTTTGCTATGTTTCTTGGAGTAAATAATCATAAACAAACAACTGTTTTTGGGACTGCACTCTTATATGATGAAACTGCTGAAACATTTATGTGGTTATTTGATACTTTTGCCACAGCAATGTCTGGGAAGAAGCCAAAGACAATTCTTACTGATCAAGATGCCGCTATGGCTAAAGCATTATCTTCACAATGGCCAGAAACATATCATCGCTTGTGTATTTGGCACATATATCAAAATGCGGCAAAACATCTTAACAATGTGTTTGAGAAGTTTAGAGAAATTTCAAAAGAATTCAATAACtgcatatatgattatgatgaagAAAGCGAATTTATCGAAGCATGGAATAATATGCTTATCAAATATGATCTTGAGGGAAATGATTGGTTGAAACAGATGTATGACTTACGAGAGAAATGGGCTTTGGTTTATGGTAGAGAGACATTTTGTGCTGATATGACGACTACCCAAAGAAGTGAGAGTATGAACAATGCAATAAAAGGTTTTGTCAGTTATAAACAGAATCTTTTAcgattttttgaaaattttgaaagaTTGCTTGATTATCGTCGCTATGAGGAGTTACAAGCTGATTTCAAAGCGACCCAAAGAAAAGTAAAATTGTCATTTGAGGTTGAAATTTTGAAGCATGCATCAAGTTTTTATACACCAGCAGTGTTAAACATGTTTCAAACTCAGGTTTGTGAGAGTTATGATTGTGTTATTACTTTATTCGATGAGAATGAGACATTGTTTAAGTACAAAATTTTCCCTAAGAAAAGGCATCTTCATCATATTGTTGAATACGATTCAGCTGATGACACAGTGACATGCTCTTGCAAGAAGTTTCAATTCACAGGTATTTTGTGCTCGCATGCTCttaaagttttttctgaaaaaaatatattgaaaattCCTTCTCGATATATTTTGAAAAGATGGACAATTAAGGCAAAGGTGAGAGATGAATTGGATAATTGTGCAGCAAATGACCATAGTGAAGATCCTAAAATTGCTATGGTGAATTGTTATCAAGAGTTGTGTAGATTATTTCAAACTTGTGTTGTAACAAAGGCATCAAAGAGTGAGAAAGCATACAATTATGCTAAGAGTGGTCTAAGAAAGATTGTGGAAGAGATTGACGATCCATCAGATGACCAAATTATACATAGCTATGCCGAGAATCAATATTCCAGCAGAGAGATGAATAATATTAAAGGAATCAAGACAAAAGGAAAGGTTCGTGGTAAATCTAGCAGGCCAAAAGGAGCTCTTGAAAAAgctagaaagaagaaaaaagttgAGCGCAATAAGGTTGCTTCACAtcagatattatatattatatctacATTTCAtagtaatttaaaatattatgtctctataatttaattatttatgttaTGCTTTTTTAGAACGAAGAATCAAGTGGAAGTGGAAAGAAATTTAATCAAAATACCTTTGATGGTCCATATCAACATGATCCATTCATTTTTGGTGCAGCACAAGTATgtaactatttttttattatttaatatctaattttTATGCCAATTATTGTTTTAATTGACGTAAGATTCTTTGTTTAGGCTTCATCTCTTTTTGGTAGAGATAGACAACTTCATTTTGAAGTCCCTCTGGCTCAACAACCATTGCAAAATTCAGAGTTACGTATATCTCGACTTAATCTTAACCAAGTacgtatattatttatttatttaaaagatatatatatatatataattcttcTTATTAATATAATGTTTTGAGAGAATAACACGTTATTATTTTGTAGCATGAAAGTCAAAGTGCTTACACTAATCTAAATAACAATATGAGTATGATGGAATTGCTACAACAGGTACATTTGTATTTCATACTTTATTTActgaataaatatatatttatcttaTACATATCTAatctattaattatgtttgtcTATTTTATGATCTCCAGACTCATTCCTTTCATACAAGCTTGGAACTTCCTCAAAATCCATCAAACTCTTGAAGGAAGACACTTATATTAAAAGTTGAAGATAGATGCTCGTAGTAAAATAACTaaatcactttttatgcaaagattTTATTGACAATTCTTAAACATGTTATTATTTAAGTTTTGATTAATTTCACtccttatttcttttttatttttctatagtAATCTTTATGATATTTTCACAACTACTCTTTTAAATACTATtattggctttttttttttttttacaaaactaCTGCTGTAGGCTTTTGTGTCTACATTTTAGCActaaaaaaaagccataaaaatatttttaccacaaaattatggtataaaagaaaaaaaaaatagaattagtttaattaaatgacaataacatttatataaaaaaaaaagagtcacgGTCTATATAAAAGAAATGAAATAATAATTGGTTtaattaaatgataataatatttatataaaagaaatagctattgtaaatataaaaaaaaattgagtaagTTATATAACAACACGTTAAAAAAAAGAGTAattaacaaaaaatcaataactcaaatattgtaataatatatattatattatattatatatatccttgagttaaaaaaagaaagaaaaacaaaaatggAATTAGTTACAAATACATGTAGAGGTGTATGTACATATCAATAGAATAAGAGTACACAATAATAAAGTAAGacatataaacaaaaatagtAAAAGTGGTGGCTGTAGTAAAAGTAATTTATTATATGaataaagaaaaaaaggaaataaaaaattGGACAAAAAGTAACGGAGTAACAAACGGCAAAAGAGTGTTAAGTTTTATTAGAGAAATCATTAAATGATTTGTCACAAAATGATTGGTGGACACAGAATAGTACACAAATTCTAGACAGAGGATCCTCATCCCCCTAGTATATGTATTAGGTGGAAGATCCATAATGTGATTTGGCACTTGGTCCAAACACTTTCAACTACAAGCCTCAAGACTAAGTTTCACTCCACCAGTTGAACACATGATTAGAACGTAATTTTTTCTCAAGTTATGCACTACTCCATGACTAAATGCAATCAACCACGATTGAATAtcaatatctaattattaatttttctttggaATAACGGCATTTAAGGTCTTTTAATGGCATTATTTAAGGAAGACTGTGCTTCACTATAGGGTATGAATTGTCCTGTTTTCGTATAAATTCCTCGTATTCAAAAGTTATATCTTATAATGGAAGAGTCTTTGTTATGACTTTATATTTACTATTACAGTTTAGTTTAAAAGCAAAAAACACAAATAGTTACTGTTTAGGTATtacaattttaaataataaaaaaaactttaaatatatattttttattcttagtaaaagtaataaaaataaaatagaaaatttaTCATACAATATAAAATCTCATTCAAACTCTAATAAAAAagatttcttattttttttaaagagttTCTTAGAGTaggaaataaatatttacttTCTAAAAAAAGAGtttttaaatttgtaata is a window of Humulus lupulus chromosome 4, drHumLupu1.1, whole genome shotgun sequence DNA encoding:
- the LOC133832708 gene encoding protein FAR1-RELATED SEQUENCE 5-like; this translates as MESRNASFFEHVFPLRSKEDSSSLKRTHETIAENSQDQSQECEDEPRRSKRIRTEKSFGPDFLTYLLEGEPQSFDEAVNSTEDSLWKDAINSEIESILQNHTWELVDLPPGYSKSTSEYVFTLGGAAVSWKSSKQTIMECHNLEEYRSCRKLDFESTKNIEAKERIEIIHSKILDEEIPKIDMEFGSEEEAYNFYNSYAFKVGFSIRRSKGQKDQDGRMIDRMFCCSCEGYRRRDRRDMNVKYHRAETRFGCLARMKVTSRQTDNYRVIEFVAEHTHVTSSPNKSHLHRSHRRVTAAQAAEIDMADRSGIAPKESCELMARRAGGRENLGMIPLDYKNYLRTKRMIQMSLGETGGVLEYLQRMQSKDPKKIYAIQVDVDDLITNIFWADAAMITSYFHFGDVISFDTTYRKNQEGRPFAMFLGVNNHKQTTVFGTALLYDETAETFMWLFDTFATAMSGKKPKTILTDQDAAMAKALSSQWPETYHRLCIWHIYQNAAKHLNNVFEKFREISKEFNNCIYDYDEESEFIEAWNNMLIKYDLEGNDWLKQMYDLREKWALVYGRETFCADMTTTQRSESMNNAIKGFVSYKQNLLRFFENFERLLDYRRYEELQADFKATQRKVKLSFEVEILKHASSFYTPAVLNMFQTQVCESYDCVITLFDENETLFKYKIFPKKRHLHHIVEYDSADDTVTCSCKKFQFTGILCSHALKVFSEKNILKIPSRYILKRWTIKAKVRDELDNCAANDHSEDPKIAMVNCYQELCRLFQTCVVTKASKSEKAYNYAKSGLRKIVEEIDDPSDDQIIHSYAENQYSSREMNNIKGIKTKGKVRGKSSRPKGALEKARKKKKVERNKNEESSGSGKKFNQNTFDGPYQHDPFIFGAAQASSLFGRDRQLHFEVPLAQQPLQNSELRISRLNLNQHESQSAYTNLNNNMSMMELLQQTHSFHTSLELPQNPSNS